GTAAGTTGGGAAAATAATTATCCACAACATATTACTAGTAGTCTCTTACTCAGTTTTAGTTAGTTTTGTTATTGTGTTGTATTTTGTTATTGTGTTGTATTTCCCATCACAAACCCAACCTAAAATTCTTCCATTCCTCCTCCCTTTCTTGCTTCCAAAAAGACAGAAAAATAATTGGAGTCTGTCTGTGCTTCTTCTGTGacttttttctttctcctgtatTTCTTCTTAATTCTTCGATCGGTTCCAAACAAAGTGTAGGGGCCTCCCACTCCCATGTGGTGGGGATGATCCTATAGTGCTTGCCTACCTACAAAGAGTGTCTGGACGTTCTGAGTATTAACATGCATGGTTGCATGGCCTATATATGACTACAATTGTCAGTCTGTCACAGGCTTTATATATGCCTAGAAGATTGGCTAATCCTAGCTAGGGGCTATGTTAGATTTTGATCCTAATAAATTATGACTgtcaataattttaatttaattccaATTCAATACTAGGATGTGAATTATCATTGGTGGTCCAGTGCGAAATTTAGGGAGGTTTCTGTTCTGAGTGGATTTGGTGGACACAGTCCTGATTTTTACCATTTAAATCGAACAAAATAGTACAAAAGTTACCTACGAAGCTGATAAAAAGCACAAGTGATGCTGTTATTTTCATCATAGTTAGTTAATTACCGAAAAGCAATAAGGAAATACACTGTCATTTCATTTGCTCGGAGAACTGGAGGAGAAAAGATATTCATGAGAAGAAAAGGGGAAAAGATAGAAGAATATTTGATTCATAAGTTTAAATGTCTATGAACACATAAGAATAAGAAGCCTATTGTAAATTTAAAAAGCAGAATATTAAGAACTTTGACTAAAATGTTGAATGCTTTAATCAGAAGAAGATTATTAAGAAAATACATTTGAGGAGAAGTATATTTTAGAACTCATAACATTTGATAGCCAATAATGAATGATTGTTCAAATGTAGTAAAAGCAGATCGTGGCTTTGAAGACAAAAGAACATCTATTTGATGTTTCATCTCATGAACTCCGGGCCCCACTCTACTTCCTCTGACCTTGAATAGCTTAACTCTGTTTACAAGGACATGCATTAACGTCTTCAGCTGTGTGGACCGGAGACAGACATGACCTTCTTCCAGTTTGGTTGGATTATTCACAAAGTTTATTCTGTTGATGCTCAAACATATTTAAAAATCAGAAAGACGAAGCAAGATTATTACTTCAGTGTAATTAAAACTGTTATAATCCTAATACTAATTAGTTAGCTAGCAACTACTACGGTCATTTTGGTTAAGTTGATATGATTCCTCTTAAGTACAACCTCAGATTCGAGTATTGTGAATAGAGAACCAATTTCACTAATGTGGAAACGTGAATACTGTTCTCAGCTCAATTATGATTATCTTCCTGGATAATACATCTATTGGAACAAAATAATATACTAATTAACTAGCAACCACAggtaaattaaatattaacttCTATGAAATGAGTAGCATATATAATAAATCAAATTTCAAACAATAAGCTCCCAAGACTATTACTAATACTTCTCCAAATTGGATACAGATGGAATTCACTAATTTAGCATCTTAAAGAGAGAGATTACCAAATGGAAGCTCCAGATATAGAAGCTGGGTTCTCTACTCTTTCTTTGTAGATATAATTGGTAACTAGCTAGTAGTACTAGCTATCTAGATCATCAAGTTAAATGAATCATGGGTGAAAGAGCTTATCCCCACAACTGCATTTCCATGAGAGAAGGTAATAGGTATCATCATCTCCATGAGATGATACTTTGAaaccttttcttttttggtGATTTGGAACAACCAGGGTTGCCCTGCAAGGCCTACAATTCTTGCACTTGTTAACACAAGCTGGAGGCCTTGAGCCTATCGCCATTTTGCTTTCATCCAAATCCTCACTGTTGTTCATCATCACTAACCCACCTGCTCAACCATACATGTAGAGATAGTTCATTAAAACTTTAAAGGGTAGCCTATACAAGAACTTAAGGAAGATCTAATGAGGTACAGATCAAAGGGAAAAACTAATATAGAGTTATAGGAGATTATGTGCATGTTTCGACACTCTtctgttgaaagttgaaaccacAATCAATTttggagaaaaaaaattgtgagtAGCTTGTGTgttctagaattgattctgatatAAGAGAAATTAATATAGGCATGATATAGGACAACAATAAAATATACATGCATGTTTTAAGGTTTGAGTATAATTAACACCTCCTaaagaataataaaaattaataataagaaAAATTATGTATGAAAGAACTTTTTGGTTTTGAACATCAATAATTTTGAATAGAAGCTTGaatgtttttttcttaacttgAATAGGATATTGGGTAGATGGAGGTTTTTTACCAGATTTGGAAGGCAGCAGGGAGAAAAAGATGAAAACCACAGTGATTGCAACTTTGAGTGGATATTGTAGATGACAGGATCTTCCACCAGGTGGAGCCATCAGTAGTTTTGATGATGGTCACAGTGAAGAAAGTTTTGAGAAAGAATGAATGGGGAAGCTGAAAAGAAGAAGCAGTGAAAGAGACTGGTGTggggtgtgtgtgtgtgtgaaagtGAAATGAATCTTTGATGGAAGGAAAAATAAGACATTTTAACTTGTTGGACAAAGTTGAGGGATGTTTCCTTTGGGAGAGACAGTGCTCTGATTCCatcaatgaaaatgaaattcACACAGTGAAAATGTGTTGTTTCAGTGTTTTTGGGAATTTGGAGAACAGACTTTGGATTCATTAAATCAAATATTGACTGAGTGACTGACTCAAGGCAAGGGAGAAGGGTAACCGAATATGACCCCCATACATCACTTCCCCGGGGCCTGGGGTGAGTTCATTGGGCTCACCACTGGCTTGAGTTTTGTTGACATTAAATTACCAATCCAACCTTATATGAATTGATCATATATTTGGTGATAATTGATCATGATGCATTGATGCATCCAAGTTGaatttgtctttttattttataagtaAACAAGGGGTATTATACTCCAAATACAAACTAACATGTCCTAAGTAAAGTTAACAGTAAGGTTTCCAAATGACTAATAATAAAGTAATCAAGCTAATTAGTGATCAGTCCTACGATTTAGCCCCTAGCGAGATTGACATTCAAGTCTCGCCATTCAATCAAGATCATGATGTTTTTTAtgtagcgtttggtgacggaacggaacaggacagaacagaacggaacgggacagaacaggatggaacaggacaataatgttctatgtgttgtgtttggtaactccaagtcaatagaacagaaccatgattttaattacatatataaccttgcatgtttaatatttgattgagaaaaacaaattgaactcaattgaacattttgcatagaaactgtttgttattgcttacttcatgaaataatcacttatttctttaaaataatcacttatatattgtttgagttgtttcagtatgctattgaaaaaagcagaaacctaattatctatttaagctATGTTAAGTGcgtttatttagattaaaaatattaatttttaactataatttttttaagagattttgagaaaagcataagttgattcgtgtttcactactctaattaaaatcactttttttttactcccctcatctatcatcatagattttcattataagctaaagtaactgtttcaaataatttgtttttcagcttcagctgaaacaaacacaaaatgtgatttttctaaaataagttgaattaaaCGCATTCTAATTaactcgtttatcattgcttacaaaaactgattttacttttgaaaaaataattgattttattttaattaagttgattcgtgtttgattactctaattaaaatcactttttttatctcctctcatctatcatcataggttttcatgataagctaaagtaactgtttcaaataatctgttttcagcttcagctgaaacaaacacaaaaagtgatatttgattaaaaaagtgattttttttcattttaaaagtgattttttgattttaaaagtgattttttgattaaaagtgatttttccaaaataagttgaatcaaacgcactctaattggctcgtttatcattgcttacaaaaagtgattttacttttgaaaaaaataattgattttattttaagtgatttttttgaaaaagtatatttttatttaactttgtctacaaatataataagtgctttcaattttataagtgattttaaactgtttagatacataaaatttcaaatataaattaggggtatttttgaacttgcaaaagttttaaaagagtgttccgttccgttcccttccgttccaccctttttcagggaaccaaagtgtcccgtttctggagccttttgtcccgttccgttccatcttaaaaacatgacaaacacagaacggaacccatgtgtcctgttccgttcccttctcacctgtctaccaaacgctaccttagttTTACACCACCACAAATTGTAGAATTATTAGAAAGCAAAAACATATTTCAATCTCAAACTACCTCTCTATTTCTATTACTCTTGGATTTGTAGCAGTTGAAAAAACACTTAATTATGACAATTGAAAAACGTCAGAATTCATGGGTGCCCAAAGAATCGTGACACCGTTATGGGGTTCAATAATCATTTTTGAATAGGATATTAATATACAGAccaaacaaaataaattaaatgaaacTAACCCTATATTGAATAACAATATGTGCTGGTTGAATTTATCCATTAATATCCATGTAGTTCACTGTGCATACTCACCCTGTGAACAAAGTACTTAGGATGTTATATGATGTACGGGTCAGTCTTTTGGTAAGTACTAAACTGAATAGAACCTACTTAACTGGTCATTTCTTAGTAGAGGACTCTTTTACTGAGTTTAGTAAACCCTATTTACAAATGAAAAAAGTCATCCGCAGGCACAGTTATAATATATACCTGCTATGCTACAATGCTTCCATGTTAAATTCCCCTTGATTTCAATGAtcaatttcttttcttcttcccgTAGCAAAGCAAAAGGATTTCGGTCAGTGTGGgaagaagtgaaagaaaattaaaaaaacaaagaaaataaattaaataaaagaggaAAAATGCAATTCAATACATGACTCTCGTGCGACTTAgcttcttatttttaaaatgtgtCTTTCACTCCTTAAAATTTATAAGGCGTGCGAAACAATCATTATGTTAGCATTTCCATTAACTTTTAACGAGATTTGTCACATGACATGCACGACTATTTATTTTCCTAAATTGCCCTTGTTTATTTTAGATGAGCATTTTCATGACCTATTCATAAAACAAATTGCAGATCAATTTAGACTCCGATCCTGTAACTAGCGACACCATCACCGCATCTGGCAAACATGGCTTGTTCATTGCGCCAACCTTCTAGCAAATCACAGAATGAGTTCAAAGAATTCACCAACATCCATGCACATATAAGGTTGCCGTGATTCTTTCAAACCAATTTCTCTCTCAATAAATAGAATATAGAATAGAAGTCTTCGCAAGAATAAGCTTGCCAAAATTGAAAGGTGTGACTTTTATGGTGGAATTTGGAAGCAATTGCTAAATTCGTATGAAGCTTATTGGGTATTCTCCTACGTATTTTTGAATTTAGAAGGATCCACAAAGCATTACATGTGACTTGATTAATACATGTGAACTGAACATAACTGATTTGTCTATGGAAGGTAGATGAATTTAGAGAGATTGCAGGACATGTGCGTCGCCTTCTATGGATAATTTGGTGTTCATGTCATGCGGCTGCTTATTATTTCACTTTcgtaaccaaaataaaaagaCTAGCTATTTGAGTGCAACAAATTTTTATCATACATCTTACTTAATGAAAATCAAACATACCACATGAATTAATATCACTCTTGGTTAAGTACTACAAATTTTGATAGTGAATTATATTATGTTGACACTTTAATCTCACATAAACTCaagtaaagagaaaaaaaaaaaagtgagagaTACAATGGGTGGtttaataataaaagaaaaaaagtattagaaaaaattaagtaaaaatgTAATAGAACgtacaaaaaagaaagaaatgtcAATAAATCAAACTCAAATTATAAACCCAATCTGCTGACTTGGCGTTAACTGCGCACACTATTCAGCAATAGTCTATATACCAGTTTCTGTCGTCGGGAAAAGTAGGCTGGCTGTTTCCAAAAGTTgatttttctttggtttgattTTATGGGGACCCTGAAAAAGTTGTTTATATCTGCAAAGTGTAGAGGTAAAAACTGAGAATGGGCATCCCAAATTAAGCTAGTTTTGAAGCCTGTAAAGCTTTCCATTTTCAGCATCAactgtaattttattttatagcgTAAATCTAAACACCCTGCAAGATGAGTCGCTGAAATTAGTATTCTGTAAATTAGTCGGTTAAGTTCATGCATTTTTAATAGTCAGTTTTatttgagtaatgatatatgatatatattcTACCAAAGAATACGTACATACCAATTTTTATCTCCCTATTTCTCTATCGTTCAACTTACATTATCATATCTATCAATTATCTCTCAACTCTTCATATATCTCTTTAGTGGCATACATACATTCATTAGATGTACATCAATCTTTATTGTTATCAGCTttaaaacaacttttttttttgtcatgcaTATACTCTATAAGGTAATCTtgtttgaattaaaaatattcacATCATAAATCTTAATTTGGGGTTGTCTTACTCGTAGAATTATTTAATCTCATCCGGATggatttattaaattatttgaaaagaaagaaTTTAAATTCTATAAATTTCTAACTCATTTATCTTAAACTTCATTAATTCATTTATGATGAGGTCGAATAAACCAATGAGGTCAATTATACAACTTTAACTCATCTATATTACATTTCATTCACATCTCTTCCACTCACACATTTTGAGtgatatgataaatgatgtaataaaaaatataaacatgttTATCAGGGAGGTTAAAACCCTACTAAATGTTTAACAATaaattcttcattcttttttaagaaaataactaaattataacttaaaatacCACACAAGGTAccacatcaatttttttttgagtacCATAGAATTCACCAGCACCTTTTTTTGTGTTGATAAATCAGCTTATTGCATTAAAGGGCAGAAGAGATGTCACCCATACAATAGAACAGAAGGATCAAAGTCAagaccataaaaaaaaaaacaggaaaaACAAGCAAAGAAAAAGCAAAACACATCAAGCTACAACTAAAAAAGAGAACTAACAACACAAAAATCAGCCAGCAGAAAACGCAACACAGatttaaaagaaataaaaataaagtgaCCGAAACTCTAACTATAATGGTAGATGATATAATCAGTTAATTATTACTGAATAAAGTCGGAGAAAAAACGAACATGTACATTGTACAGGGATAATATATCTGTACGATCTCTGGAAGACAAAGGCACAATCTTCCAAGAGATGGTAGCAGCAGCAAGTGTCACAATCTTGCCCAGTTCAACGGCAATGATGAATGAACTCAATCTGTTCATCCCAGATCGAACGGCCCATGTTGCATGCTGATCCCGCTAACCTGAACTAGTTGTTGTACGGTGAAAGCGGGTGAGTCGTAAACAGTTTCACACACACAAGCTTCAACATGCACGTACCTAACTGTTGTTGTTCAGATTTTACTACAGTCACGTCATCACCGTACACTTGTTTCGCTTCTCTTTTCCATTGTCAAGTCTATTCATACTTCACCATATGCAGCTAGCTAGCTTTATGCTCTTTATGATTtgatgtctttttttttcataaattaaatttactattttatattttaaagagTGAAggtaatgaatttttttattaaattagagTAACAGATTTGAGATGTGTTTTCAATTTCATACATTCTCATtatattcttcttctttctatTACATTTTATTGTCATTATTCTCTAATTTCTCTTCTTATAAATCTTCTTTTCATATCACTTCACTTATCATATATCTCATTTCTTTATATTCATATTTTCTTCATGTGTAATGTATGATAAACTTCATCCAATTGTAATATTGATTTATCCCTTTACGCAAAATTGAGATTTCGAAACTTTACAACTCATAGTTATGGTCCTCCACTTTTATCATTTGCAATTTTGGTCATGTCATTTTAATTCTAAGGAAAATGaacattttttatataattaatgaGTCAAATTTTTAATGTGTTGGCACAATGTTGTATGTATTGACTTATACTCTTCCCCTACCGTAAAACCAGGAAATTTTCATCACCTTCATCTTTATAACCttcatttctttaaaaaaaaaaaaccttcatttCTAAAGAAAACAACCTAGGCCCAACAGACAAAAGAAAACAACTCTCACTGCAGCCTGAGCAAAAACCACCCTATACAACAACAAAGCCCAAAAAGAAGTCATTAAATCCAAAATAGGGCAAACAATAATAGAATGATTCCAATTGAAATTTTCCACGAACAGGGCTGAAATTTTATTTCTTATTAACGCCATAGGCTCACAACTTCATATTTCACGACATCACTACCACACACTCATAAAATTCCAAATTTATTGTACAGTCACTTGTTTCACATCCTTTTTGGGCTTCTCAGTTCTAGGAATAGTCACAGTTAGCACACCATCCTTCAACTCTGCCTTAATTTCATCACCCTTGGCATCATCAGGCAAAACCAAGCTGGTATTATAGTAGCCATAGCTACTTGAAGACCAATACTCATCATCATccccttcttctttctcttccttgTGCTCCCCCTTAATTGTCAACATCCCATCATCAATGGTGATCTTTACATCCTCCTTGGCAATTCCTGGCATGTCATAACGAAGTTTGTAATGGTCATCCCACTCTTTCACGCGCCCGCTGAGAGACCATGGTGTCAAATTCATGTTGTCAAATAGCTTGTTGATGTTCTCAGTTGCTTGCATTAGTGCATTCCCAAGGCTTGATGGAAACAACTCTAAGAACCAAACATAAAATACAATGTAAGCCTGTGTTTCATCAAAATAACaggtttttttttgtcttgatgtaaaatttaaattttcaatgaCTAATTTGTGTAATTTTAAACAATGATTATAGTACCTAACTCTACTGAATATATTCTATCAATTCAATAATGTACGCACCAAATTGACCCCAGTTAGATTCAATTATTCAAACCAAACAACTAGAGTTTAGCCATTTTCTAAGATTTGAAAATTCCTTCGACCTGACATGTTTGTTTAAATGCGTGAATGAACGTTGACGAAAATATTTGTGTTCATTTCATTTAGGTCATATAAATTGTCTTTGCATCATTTGTAACGCTAAAACAATGTCAAACAAACATATGCTCCTGTTTGTTCATTGAATATTGACAATGTTGGAGTACTAGTTATATTAAATGCTAATTGTCAAGAATTGGGTTTTCAACGTTTGAAATATTTGTATGTTGAAGGGTTCCTTTTAGTTGTGGAAATGAAGTTTCACCTCATTTTCAATATCTAGATTATAAAAGTGAAGGTGATGATATACATACCATGAAGTGCAGGAGAGAAGTCACGGTCATCATTTCTCCAAAGCCATCTCCTACTCTTCCTCCTAGGGAACAACCTTGACTTTTTACCTTCCGTGACTGCAACTTCACTCCCTTCAGATTTCTCCTTCTCACTCGCTGCAGTGGAAAACCTTGCCACCAACCCATTGCCCCACCTCTGCTTCTCCACACTACCATGATGCCTTATCAAGGGAGCAGAGGAAGAAGCAGAGACCCTTTGCTGCAAATTTCTCAAAGCCAAACGTGCCAAAGCCATTTGTTGAGTTTGATGTTGAAGTGCTTGTCTATGTGTAATTTGTTTGTGTTCGTTGATAATGAAAGGAACTGCTGACACAACTTAAATAAAGATATGGGGTTGATGTTGGTCACTTGGCTCTGGATGCTTACAGAAGTGTCCAAGAACTTCTAGGATATGTCGGAGAGGCACATCACAAAGTGGCTCTAGATACATGTAGAACTTGAGAATAATGATAGTATTGGATAGTTCTGGTTCTTTCTTAGACGTGACATGTTGTCATTCACAAGAGTGTTCCAGAGGAAAAGAACAATACACCAGCATCATTTCTTTTGTCGAGTCACGAGTTTCCAAAAATTAGTGTTGGATCCAAGCCCAAATTGATATATCAAGTTAAATATATGCTACTTTAATATTACAGAAATCCCATTAAAAGGAATTTTACAGATTTGAAGTCCCAAGCTCCCAGCTACCATTAGGAGTAAGAAAGAAATATCCTGAACAAGTAATTataggaaaagaaaattgaaaagagCTTGTAATAACCAAGTGTTTTCTAAGAGCCAGTATAGATATACTTCTAAAGAAGTCTTTTGTAAGTCAGCTAAATACTTATTTCATTAAAATGCTCACATAAATTAGAAGCTAAAACAAACTAGGCCTACTCACAAAAAGAGCCTATAGCTTATCCCTATACAAGTTGCTGTCAAGTTTAATATGGAGCATCCTgtcaaaaaaaaaggtttaataTGGAGCATTGTTCTTGATGAATATGGGTGGTGGGGATGAAAAATGTGACCCAGTTTTCCAGATGTAGCATTACAAATCTATAAtacttttgaccaaaaaaaaaatctataataCTAGAATGTTATCAAAGTTAAATAGCTgattttcctttaaaaaaaattaatgacaaaaatcattcagaattttattttttcaggtTTAACGAATATGAAACCAAATTAGAAATGATATGTCAAGTGTTGATGACCATTTCTGATGTAATTTCGCGTCTAACTTTATGGAAATGCAGAGCAAGTTCCAGCCACTGATGCCGAATGCTGTCAACAAAAGGAGTTTTTCAAAACTTGCCTCTTCAGATACCAGGGCAACCAGgacaattaattaaataaagtaTAATACAATTATCTTTCTCAAGGCTTTCAGAGAGAAATTTTACTCATTGGCATGTGACAATTGATGTACAAAATGCAGAATGTGCACAATCCTCTTCCTAAAGAAACAGGAACTAGAATTATTTCAGGGATCAAAACCAAAAAACAGTTCCTCAAGCTTCAATCGTAAAGGCCATCTTGTTCCCAGATGTCCACAAGAAAGTCTACCATTTCCTATCAGTAAAATCGATAGAACCAAACTGTCAGATCATCAATGTTTACTTAAACTGCATGGTGGTTCAGAATTAGATACTTACAGCGAGAGGAATCGGCTGACGGAATGGCTTGTTGCTCCCCAGTAAACTTTCATATGTTGCATTCCAACTGCAAAGCCAACAAAATTTGGCAAGGCACAGACCATAAGTTCTGgcaagataaaaaaaacacaagttCATAATTACTGAAAGTAAAAGGAAAGTTCATCAGCCACATGTGGAAATCTTATTCGGCAACTCGAGTAGTTGCAATGCACCATACCAACCTAAAGGAACTTAGCATGCCAATATTCAAGAATCCAACAACTAAAAACTAAGCTAAGTTCCTTTCCTTGAATATGGCA
This portion of the Lotus japonicus ecotype B-129 chromosome 3, LjGifu_v1.2 genome encodes:
- the LOC130742591 gene encoding EPIDERMAL PATTERNING FACTOR-like protein 8; protein product: MAPPGGRSCHLQYPLKVAITVVFIFFSLLPSKSGGLVMMNNSEDLDESKMAIGSRPPACVNKCKNCRPCRATLVVPNHQKRKGFKVSSHGDDDTYYLLSWKCSCGDKLFHP
- the LOC130745810 gene encoding 26.5 kDa heat shock protein, mitochondrial, with protein sequence MALARLALRNLQQRVSASSSAPLIRHHGSVEKQRWGNGLVARFSTAASEKEKSEGSEVAVTEGKKSRLFPRRKSRRWLWRNDDRDFSPALHELFPSSLGNALMQATENINKLFDNMNLTPWSLSGRVKEWDDHYKLRYDMPGIAKEDVKITIDDGMLTIKGEHKEEKEEGDDDEYWSSSSYGYYNTSLVLPDDAKGDEIKAELKDGVLTVTIPRTEKPKKDVKQVTVQ